A genomic stretch from Lathyrus oleraceus cultivar Zhongwan6 chromosome 2, CAAS_Psat_ZW6_1.0, whole genome shotgun sequence includes:
- the LOC127121971 gene encoding uncharacterized protein LOC127121971: MSQHPSSFGSKSSQHAKTSSMEFVDEDIMDVTPLCMIPDDTIGTSSNAGDKQGNTSGNSSLPKDMYYTNRAIRRLVTRILSEGHKVEGVSTPLSRREPSPEREPHVDKDDDSSRSEKEVAAEGLWSLGKTLPIKQQNVPQENIIDLEEESTEGEDDPLVHLVKPSVAEKLRTKKGKSMAKMRAARVKKTTGVGPSKPWSKVEVGKRKERHNSDSEEDVKDDRRVAIERELGQEAVEVKEVIELIKNVGLMKTVVTLPQCYKGLVKEFIVNIPEDIYDKNSREFCKEEEKAGKESNTRSKSQSNGSSGSSEGSEGTGEDTSEGEDDSSSSD, encoded by the exons atgtctcaacatccatcgTCATTTGGTTCCAAATCCTCCCAACATGCAAAGACTTCATCCATGGAGTTTGTAGATGAAGACATAATGGACGTCACTCCTCTGTGCATGATACCGGACGACACCATAGGTACCTCCTCCAATgctggagataagcaaggtaatacctctGGTAACTCCTCTCTTCCTAAAGACATGTATTACACTAATCGTGCTATAAGGAGACTGGTTACTAGAATACTGAGTGAAGGACATAAAGTTGAAGGGGTctctacccctctgtccagaagggaacCCTCTCCTGAGAGAGAACCCCATGTtgataaagatgatgattcatctagatcagaaaaagAGGTGGCTGCTGAAGGGCTTTGgtctctaggtaaaaccctacctatCAAGCAACAAAATGTGCCTCAAGAAAATATTATTGATCTGGAGGAAGAAAgcactgaaggagaagatgatCCTTTGGTTCATCTGGTTAAACCTAGCGTAGCTGAGAAACTGAGAACTAAGAAAGGGAAAAGTATGGCTAAAATGAGAGCTGCTAGAGTGAAAAAGACTACAGGCGTAGGACCCTCTAAACCCTGGAGCAAGGTTGAGGttggaaaaagaaaagaaagacaCAACTCTGATTCTGAGGAGGATGTtaaagacgat AGAAGAGTAGCCATTGAAAGAGAACTTGGACAAgaagctgtagaggtaaaggaGGTAATTGAGCTGATCAAAAATGTTGGACTCATGAAGACTGTGGTAACTCTACCCCAATGCTATAAGGGGCTGGTTaaagagtttattgttaatatccctgaggatatttatgatAAGAACAGCAGGGAGTTTTGCAAG GAAGAAGAAAAGGCTGGGAAGGAATCAAATACAAGATCAAAATCCCAATCCAATGGAAGTTCTGGAAGCTCAGAAGGTTCTGAAGGTACAGGTGAAGACACAAGTGAAGGTGAAGatgattcttcttcttctgattaa